In Acidisarcina polymorpha, one DNA window encodes the following:
- a CDS encoding 3-keto-disaccharide hydrolase, with product MRGSIAIRRIALCFVTPMLIVTCALPGVAQQAENIPPHSKLKPLFNGKNFEGFVTLLKDHGINHDPDKVFQVEDGMLHISGEEFGGLVTRKEYENYYLRAEFKWGEKMYAPRLGKARDSGIQYNITGPLRVWGRLMEFQINEGGTGDMWVINGTGITVDGHTYQSTAEPSPTQYIRIAHIGRGPLVNVTGDRDPVNDLEKPHGEWNVLELVVAHDRILYFVNGRAALVGTNPNTTHGKILFQCEGAEVYFRNMEIAHLK from the coding sequence TTGAGAGGCTCGATCGCGATCCGACGAATTGCCTTGTGCTTTGTAACGCCGATGTTGATCGTGACGTGCGCCTTACCAGGGGTCGCGCAGCAGGCAGAGAACATCCCGCCTCACTCGAAACTCAAGCCGCTCTTCAACGGGAAGAACTTCGAAGGCTTCGTTACGCTGCTCAAGGATCATGGGATCAACCACGATCCAGACAAAGTTTTTCAGGTCGAAGACGGAATGCTACATATCTCCGGGGAGGAGTTCGGCGGCCTCGTTACCCGGAAAGAGTATGAGAATTACTATCTGCGCGCCGAGTTCAAATGGGGAGAAAAGATGTACGCGCCGCGCCTGGGCAAGGCTCGCGATAGCGGGATCCAGTACAACATCACCGGGCCTCTTCGGGTCTGGGGACGGCTGATGGAATTTCAGATCAATGAGGGTGGAACCGGCGACATGTGGGTGATCAATGGCACTGGAATCACTGTCGACGGGCATACCTATCAGAGCACGGCGGAACCCAGCCCGACACAATACATCCGCATCGCGCATATCGGCCGTGGGCCGCTTGTAAATGTCACCGGGGACCGCGATCCTGTCAATGACCTTGAAAAGCCCCACGGGGAATGGAACGTCCTGGAACTCGTCGTTGCGCACGATCGAATCCTTTACTTTGTAAATGGCAGAGCCGCGCTGGTTGGCACCAACCCTAACACCACGCACGGCAAGATTCTTTTCCAGTGCGAAGGAGCGGAAGTTTACTTCCGGAACATGGAGATCGCGCACTTGAAGTAA
- a CDS encoding sugar phosphate isomerase/epimerase family protein — MNRRRFLGASLSAGAAMASSPLLPKPQAIVGAENTGGAQTKPRKLPIGVFNPPFRDLTLDEMLDKFSSLGIEAVEIGAGGYTGTPQCPVPDLLANPAKARQWKKKFDDRSMPIMALTCHTNALHPDPAKAAGFALQFRQALQLAGMLEIPTVVGFSGCPGGSPTDTTPNWVVYGWPSDHSAALAWQWKERVIPYWGETVRFARQCGVRRIALEMHPNFVVYNPRTLLRLREAVGQEIGANCDLSHLFWQQCDAVEVIRSLARQGAIYHAHMKDTAFFPENVDRFGVLNFAASPNDKEGSEMFRAVGYGHGVSLWKDVIAAYMAVGYDGMLSVENEDNLLSAETGVTRSLAVLKNAREELLSNHLNPGDSPG; from the coding sequence ATGAATCGCAGAAGATTTCTCGGCGCTTCCCTCTCTGCGGGGGCGGCGATGGCAAGCTCTCCCCTCTTGCCGAAGCCGCAGGCAATTGTCGGCGCAGAGAACACCGGCGGTGCCCAAACGAAGCCAAGGAAGTTGCCAATCGGCGTCTTCAATCCTCCGTTTCGAGATCTTACCCTGGACGAAATGCTCGACAAGTTCTCGAGCCTCGGGATTGAGGCGGTCGAGATCGGCGCCGGCGGGTACACCGGAACACCTCAATGCCCAGTGCCCGATCTGCTGGCGAACCCCGCGAAGGCGCGCCAGTGGAAGAAGAAATTCGATGACCGCAGCATGCCCATCATGGCGCTTACTTGTCACACCAACGCTCTGCACCCCGACCCGGCCAAAGCTGCCGGCTTTGCGCTGCAGTTTCGTCAGGCTCTCCAGCTTGCCGGCATGCTGGAGATTCCCACGGTAGTCGGTTTCTCCGGATGCCCGGGCGGCTCACCCACGGACACCACTCCTAACTGGGTCGTTTACGGCTGGCCATCGGATCACAGTGCTGCGCTCGCCTGGCAGTGGAAGGAGCGGGTAATCCCGTACTGGGGAGAGACGGTGCGTTTTGCGCGACAATGCGGCGTGCGCCGGATCGCGCTTGAGATGCACCCCAATTTCGTCGTCTACAATCCACGCACTCTGCTTCGCCTTCGCGAAGCGGTGGGACAAGAGATCGGTGCGAACTGCGACCTTAGCCACCTCTTCTGGCAGCAGTGCGACGCCGTCGAGGTCATCCGCTCTCTGGCCCGGCAGGGAGCCATTTACCATGCGCACATGAAAGATACCGCGTTCTTCCCCGAAAATGTGGACCGCTTCGGGGTCCTTAACTTCGCCGCGTCGCCCAACGACAAGGAAGGGTCAGAGATGTTCCGCGCCGTAGGCTATGGGCACGGAGTCAGCCTATGGAAGGACGTAATCGCGGCATACATGGCAGTAGGTTACGACGGCATGCTCAGCGTGGAGAATGAAGACAACCTGCTCAGCGCGGAAACAGGAGTGACACGATCGCTCGCGGTGCTCAAGAACGCCCGCGAGGAGCTCCTGTCCAACCATCTCAATCCCGGCGATTCACCCGGATAG
- a CDS encoding HNH endonuclease, translated as MSIVVGDAAYTAFMAEFQLLPSASSLSSLPPGFPRPAGRILTSNPLVSRPAPLEPRKEVRRSRQRVLFCRCGSSSIWARGLCQRCYSRVRADERHFAGLRDRVLARDRHTCQGCQATSISTVLAVHHRQPGVSSLELLVTLCPACHALVERTQVLFRDVPELLRLLWRELHPAASEQLPLFL; from the coding sequence ATGTCGATTGTTGTTGGTGATGCGGCCTATACTGCTTTCATGGCAGAATTCCAGCTGTTGCCTTCCGCCAGCTCGCTTTCGTCCCTACCCCCGGGCTTCCCGCGGCCGGCTGGCAGGATCCTGACCTCAAACCCCCTCGTCTCCCGGCCTGCCCCTCTCGAGCCGAGAAAGGAAGTCAGGCGTTCCCGGCAGCGGGTGCTCTTCTGCCGCTGCGGGTCGAGTTCGATCTGGGCCCGCGGTCTCTGCCAGCGCTGTTACAGCCGGGTGCGGGCCGATGAAAGACACTTTGCCGGACTACGCGATCGGGTGCTCGCCCGGGACCGTCATACCTGTCAGGGATGCCAGGCGACCTCGATCTCGACCGTCCTCGCTGTCCATCATCGCCAGCCGGGCGTCTCCTCGCTTGAACTTCTGGTCACCCTCTGCCCGGCCTGCCATGCCTTGGTCGAACGCACCCAGGTGCTCTTTCGCGATGTGCCCGAACTTCTCCGGCTGCTCTGGCGGGAGCTCCACCCGGCGGCGAGCGAGCAGCTGCCGCTCTTCCTATGA
- a CDS encoding tyrosine-type recombinase/integrase: MTGSALVPIAPPTPATFDWLRATVLAGVASPYSKRNYSRAFDELGKFLDSIEEPLSRSSLVAYRTQLLERGLSASTINVQLSAIRQLAAEARRTGILDAETAASITDVPNVRQQGTRTGNWLSRDQAKELLAVPNQEKLIGKRDHALLALLLGCGLRRQELAVLKFEDIVERESRAVIVDLVGKGRRVRTVAVPFWVKQSIDRWTAAADIQDGPLLRPVSKSGKPGKVALGDWSVWSVVERCAKEIGIQNFGAHDLRRTCAKLCRKSGGDLEQIKFLLGHSSIQTTERYLGSEQEIAVAVNDTWSF; the protein is encoded by the coding sequence ATGACCGGCTCCGCCCTGGTCCCGATCGCGCCGCCGACGCCGGCAACTTTCGACTGGCTCCGCGCGACGGTGCTGGCCGGCGTTGCCTCTCCGTATTCGAAGCGCAATTACTCGCGGGCCTTCGACGAGCTGGGAAAGTTCCTGGATTCGATCGAAGAACCGCTCTCGCGCTCGAGCCTAGTCGCCTACCGGACGCAGCTCCTCGAGCGGGGTCTCTCGGCTTCTACGATTAATGTCCAACTCTCGGCGATCCGCCAGCTGGCCGCTGAGGCCCGACGCACCGGGATCCTCGACGCTGAGACCGCGGCCTCGATCACCGATGTCCCCAATGTCCGCCAGCAGGGCACCCGGACGGGAAACTGGCTCAGCCGCGACCAGGCGAAAGAGCTGCTCGCCGTGCCCAACCAGGAGAAGCTGATCGGCAAGCGCGACCATGCTCTTCTGGCCCTCCTGCTTGGCTGCGGACTACGCCGTCAGGAACTGGCCGTGCTCAAATTTGAGGACATCGTCGAGCGCGAAAGCCGAGCGGTGATCGTCGACCTGGTGGGGAAGGGAAGGCGCGTCCGGACGGTGGCCGTGCCCTTCTGGGTCAAGCAGAGCATCGACCGCTGGACAGCCGCTGCTGACATTCAAGATGGGCCCCTGCTCCGGCCGGTTTCGAAGTCCGGCAAACCGGGCAAAGTGGCACTCGGCGATTGGTCGGTCTGGTCGGTCGTCGAACGGTGCGCCAAGGAGATCGGCATCCAAAATTTCGGCGCCCATGACCTGCGCCGGACCTGCGCGAAGCTTTGCCGGAAGTCGGGTGGCGATCTAGAGCAGATCAAGTTCCTACTTGGGCACTCGTCGATTCAGACCACCGAACGCTATCTCGGGTCTGAGCAAGAGATTGCCGTGGCCGTCAATGACACCTGGAGCTTTTAA